The window atTAAGGGATTCAAGGTAAACTGGTTAGGAGGACTTTATTTCTGGGGTGGGAAATACAGTTACTGCACTGAAGGGGGGGCAAGGATGCTGCAGATTTGAGGGTCATCACAACTGTGATGttcatctggcaagacagtcattGAATGGATGACAGTGAATGTATTTCCTTGTTTTTAGGTCATCCTACCTTGGTAGGACATAGCCagtgtgattaaaaaaaaattcaacaccaGTCGAATCCCAACAAGGCAAGGTGACCTTTAAGGAAAAATAAAGATTTTTCTTTGTAAATTTAGCAATTTAatacaggagaagtggttactggccccttgctcccggcattttagtcacctcttataacatgcatgacttatggaggaaggattcttttccactcccccatggagagaagaggaaataaagaataagaagaactattaagaaaatccagatgggtgtgtgtatatatatatgaatgtacatgcatatgtagtgtagcctaggtgtaagtagaagtagcaagatatacctgttatcccatGTCAAAAtagaccagcaatcctacaattatgtaaaacaatgttaaaaaatatatacaagcaAAATGACtgcatctccatggggaagtggaagagaatctttcctccgtaagtcctGTGTATCATAAGAAACAACTAGTAACTCCTTTCCCTGTAcaaattattaaatgtaaatagaAGACAGCCATTGTATTAAAAAGAAGTGAATGCAGCATTTTAACACAACAGgtactctaattttttttttttttttttttttttttgcaggtacGTTACCGATCAATAGTATATTTTGCGGTGAGTCTGGTGGACGCACTGCTGTTCATCCACTACCTGGCTGTGATTCTCTTAGAACTGAGGCACCTTACCCCTCAGTACGCTATCAAAGTCCTCAGGTCTCCGGATGGAGAAAGCAGGTGAGACATTGATGACTGAggtacaggtgctccttgactcaTGATGGGGTTATGTTCCGACAAATCCATCATAAGTCGAAAATATCATAAATCAAATATGAACATGTGATaattaagtaaataaataactaatgTCACTGAACAagtaaataattactgtaactaactaaataccagtattgaaaagtaaataaatgaatacatgtTACAGACTTACTGCTTTCATGCTGGACAGttatcttaagtttcatctccaaGTAATTGCATTGCACCATCCTAAAGTTCAAATATCGTAAGTCAACCCATCATAAATCAAGGAGCACCTGTATTATTACTATTTTCATAGGGAAGAGCTAAAGCTGTAGGTGTTGTACAGTGCCCTGAGAATCAAAGGTAAACAGATCTGATTTAGTTCCTTGAACCAGTATCTCtttactggcatcaaggcaccctccttAAAGGGAAGTGAGATATTGAATATTTTCTCAGACCTTTATATTATTGTTAGATTCATCGGGGTAAAATTATTTGGGACAATTGCTTATCTGTGGTAATGATCAAGTGATAGAGAAGTGACAAGAAGCAACTACTGGAGTGGTCATTCAGGATCACTGGTTGACCTgggggacttgagtcctggaggtggaaagtacagtgcctgtaatgtaaaggaggggtttgggaaatATGTTGTTTAGAGGGACATTTAAATTGttgtatctgtgtgcctctggcaagacagtgatagtgtaaatgatggtgaaagtgtttcttttttgggtcacactgccttcatGAGAGACAGCCGgcatgtttaaaaaaataaaaaaattataagtAACCACATATATCCAGGGAAAACCTGTATTCATTTCTTAAACTGATGTTGTATTTATTTCAGGTGGTACAGTATTGGACAGTTAAGTGTGCAGCGGGCAGCTGCCTGGGTCCTAGAGAAGTACTACCACGACTTCCCAATCTATAACCCTTACCTGGATCGTCTGCCTTCCAAGAAGAAGCACTCGACCAACTCATCCTTTAAATACTACGATGTTGATGGCAATGAGGAAAATGTTGAGGTTGGTCTTTTAGATACAGATAATGCTGAGCTCTGTctaatcttctttctttcaacacactggccgtatcccaccgaggcagggtggaccaagaagaaaaatgaaagttttttctttttaaatgtagtaatttgtacaggagaaggggttactagcccctcgctcccaacattttagtcgcctcttacaacacgcatggcttacggaggaagaattctgttccacttccccatggagataagaggaaataaacaagaacaagaactagaaagaaaatataagaaaacccagaggggtgtgtatatatatgcttgtacatgtatgtgtagtgtgacctaagtgtaagaagtaacagcaagatgtacctgaaatcttgcatgtttacaagacagaaaaaagacaccagcaatcctaccatcatgtaaaacaattacaggctttcgttttacactcacttggcaggacggtagtacctccctgggaggttgttgtctaccaacctactacctacaattgcTCTAGATATTCCTCTGAAATCATAGATGCTTCTGAAATCAAAATTTTCTTGACTGTATCTGTCAGCTCTGAAGATGCAGCCCAGCCTCCCAGTCAGTCAGAATTTCATAAGTGTCCTAGGAATGAGAGGGAGGGCAGCTCTTGtctcttagatcaagagcccttcagcaccAGCAAGGCACCCCTCTTAAAGGCCAAGCTACAGTACAGAATTAGGTAATCATTGGATTTTAGGTAATCAATGGGTTTTAGGTAATCAACAGGTTTTAGGTAATCACTGGGTTTTTAGGTAATCATTGGGTTTTAGGAATCATTGGGTTTTTAGGTAATCATTGGTTTTTAGGTAATCATTGGGTTTTCGGGAACAAAATATTACTAGCTCAAGTCTGACACTCTTCTCGTTTATTTTTAGGGACAGACACGGGCTGTGTTGACGGCAAGTGCTCGAAGACGTGACTCTTCGCACAACGAGAGATTTTACGAGGAACACGAATACGAAAGACGAGTACGTAAACGAAAAGCTCGACTGATCACTGCAGCTGATGAAGCCTTCACACACATTAAACGCATGCACGAGGAGCAAGGTACTCGTTATATGCCTCATTTCAAGTGTTGCTTTCTTTACGTTGATTTGTTTTGTGGAGATGCACTGCAATGTGATTTTTATTTCTATCCTTTGCTGTATACAATCTGTTAGACAAATATTCAACCATAATTAACACTAATAACATTGTATAATAGACTTAAGAGATCACattgtagtacagtggacccccgcttaacgatcacctcccaatgcgaccaattatgtaagtgtatttatataagtgcgtttgtacgtgtatgtgtgggggtctgaaatggactaatctacttcacaatattccttatgggaacaaattcggtcagtactggcacctgaacatacttctggaatgaaaaaatatcgttaatcgggggtccactgtacttgcttaAAAATGCCAGTGGCTGATGCTTATGCACACAGTATAGGTGAAACAAGTGGTGGAGCAGACAAGTGTtgtctgctccaccaccacccaccaccaaaatAATCATGGCTACCTGATATGCATGTACCGGTAACATGtaaattataatttataataGCTATTAATCACTTTACAAAAATCTGGAAAAGAGTTTTGCCAGTTTAGTTTACCAGTACCATGCAACTGAGAACCTCCACATTCCGGTAACTCCTGTTCGTGACCCTCAGCATATAAGGTGCATGGTGATTTTTTTTTGGACTTTTTGGGGAAAAAAACAcaccttatatgccagaaaatacagtAATGATAATCACGAATGTGTAGCattaaaatgttaggtaaatcttacaaacttgtGCTAATATTCACGGTACACTTAGCTTTACTTTCCTCtgtgtttcttaatagttctaTTTTTAGTGATATTTCCTTTCCAATTaaagagacctggtctgagaccaggctatGATCCCCAGACCCATCAACAAATAGCTGTTGATTATTGCTGAATTTGTATTTGCAGGTCCAAGTGCACCAATGGACCCTCACGAAGCTGCTCAGTCCATCTTCCCTTCCTTGGCCCGAGCCTTACAGAAGTACCTTCGCATCACCAGGCAGCAGCCCAGACACACTATGGACTCCATCCTTAATCATCTCTCAGTGTGTTTAGCGCATGACATGAGCCCTCGGGCATTCTTGGAGAAGTATCTTGTATCATCGCCTATTTTACAGGTTGGTCTTGCTGCATATTCATTGGTGATTAAACATTATAACTCTCTTGTATTATTTTGTCTGATTATGTTCAGTATGATTATTATTTTCTTGGAAaagtactaaacccataggggtcatacagcacatggggaatgggaagcagacagatttgatccaaagaagagaaaagtagctccatttccttagatcaagagctcttcaccatcatcaagatgCTCTCCTTGGCTTTTCTACGTTCCTGATTGAACCATGGACTatattagttttattattattacattaatgggAATAGCACTAAGCTTAATAGGGGTCATACACATATACCTTAGTGTATAAACAGTACCCTGATATACCCCTCTCAAGTGTATATACCCTATGATTACTGTATTTATCCCTATCTCTTCACATGCAAATCTAACTTATTTCAGATTTGTATTTTTATTCTGATTAAACTATTTTTGGCATAAAAACATTCAAAAATTATATATATCACTCAGTGAATTTAAAAGTTCTTTATATGTTTAGAAAATCTCAGTAATAGGTCTTAGGTTCATCTTTTTTATTACTGTATTTTTTATGTATAGGCTTTGTAATGACTAATATGCTGTATATTTAAAACACCTTTTGTATACTTTCAGAATGACAAGGAGCACCGAGGAGTTCAATCATGGGGCCTGGTGTGTGACCAGCTTTTATCGCGTCCTATAAACAATGGCACCATTTTTCAACTTCGGCAAGCTGATGTGTGTCTCCTGTGCATTGTCTCTCACATGCCACACTTCTCAATCGCTGAGGAGATCATCCATCCAAAGAGTAACAAATTTGTTTTGCGGCTCAACTCCGAAACCAGCGTATAAGTTTGTGTGATCATGAGATACGAGGTATAACCGAGTACTCCACAACAGTGTTGGCTTCAGTGAAGATAAGGTCATGCAGTGCATGTCTTACAAAACTCAGCTGCCACAGTCAGTCATGCCAAAGCTAATGGACATATTTCAGTGATAAAATAATATGATACTCATATATTATAATCCTTGTGAAGCAATGGACCAGATTACCTTGAAAAAATCTTTGTGCTTTATTTAATATTCAGAGTTAACCTATCAAGATTTGATGtcatttttacgaaattattgcttTCCCATgtttattacattcatggaaagtgctaaacctattGGGGTCATTCAGTTTTTCTCTGAGCTTCATGTGATGTGTAAATAAAATACTGAAGCTCAGTGATGGTTTTCAAGAGTGGGAATATGTGAAAAGTGGAGTAACAGACACAAGTGATTGATAAATAATATTTACTATTTCGAAAAACAAGAGCTAAGCCTGTATGGGTTGTAAAGTGAAGTATCTGAAAAGATTAATGTTGATGCATAGAAACTACTTACAGGTACTTTCCTTCACTTGTTTGTTCCGTGCAGTGTGGTTGTGTCGCCGTGTGATCAAAGCAGTTCGTGTTTTACttagaaaattattttttcaaaattGTTCAGTCAGAGTGAATTACAGTTATAAGTTCATTTTATTTTTACACAGTTAATAACCAGAGAACAGAAAGTTCATAACTTTCTAGTCGTATTTCATGTATAGCAAGTCTGTGTTGACACCATGTGTGAATATAAATTATGTGTACATTAGGGTTCCAACTTATGATGCTTCACACTTACAAATATTGCAACTTTGAACCAATCAATTATTTATTAATGCTTATCTATGGTTACAATCATTGCAAAATATATTCAAGCAAATTATTTGATCATTTTACTACATGCTATCATACTTTGTGAATgttcattattataataacttaagcgctaaacccataagggtcatacagcgctactTGTGTATGTACTCGGAGTTAACATTTGTTTGGTAGAGATTGGTCAAGAACTACAGAATTAAAGTTAATGATTCTCTTAAGATTGAATATtttttcagcttttttttttacGAAATGCATTGgtattttgtgtatttttttaTGCACATGTGGAGAGTTCATGATGGTTAAGAAGTAGATTAAATATGTACTATAATAATATTCTTATACCGTTGTTGCCCACATACTGCACATGGGCAGCAGCAAGGTGCAAgaactaccaccacaccctcacactacttTCCTGCACTATATTCCCATGCACATTAACCCACACCACAGCAGTGAGAGAGTAGGTAGGTAAAACATGTGCAATAGTTGGTGTCTTTATTGTCAGAGTTTCACCTGCCCATCAAACTTCTACAGTAGCATACAGAGGTGACTTAAATATTGGATGTAGAAAATGGTCAATGTGAAGTGATTATTCACTCAGAATTTAAGTAATTTTAagttggtcagtctctcagctttgatAAGTGTTTAGCTCCATAGCCTCAAGCAGTATGAAACTGAGGCAAAAGAACAGAGCCTTTTTTTTATAGAAGCCAAACTGAAGGTGTGGAAGTTGGAGACTGCATCTCTGGAGGACCTGATGGATCTTCCTAACATGGGCCGgtatgcctgctgcagtgctcttcaGTTCTCATGTTCTTACCTCCACTAGTGAACCCTGCCTCCTATGATCCCAACTCCACTTCCTGCACTTCACTTCTGGGTCCAGTATAAGAGGCTCCATCCTCCTGCCTCGGCTTCACACTGGTCCAGGTTATGGGGACGAATATttctcaaggctgaaggactgaccacctcaaaatcaCTTCTTCCTCAAGTCTGAAGAACTAATTGTGTATTTGATTAAAAAAAAAGCCTGAGCAGGTGAAATATTGCAATAAGATACCCAACTATTGCATGTATCTTGTCTACTTGTAGGAATTGTATCCTATGTGGTGAACATATGTGTAGTCTTGAGTTAGATATGATGTAAAAGAAGAAAGTCCCGTTGCTGTCAGCCCCTACACGTCGTGCTACTCTTCCCTGTCCACAGCAGTAAAAGGGAAATGAGCATGAATGCATTCACTTAAAACACTTTTGGTACTGAAACCTTAATGACTTCAACTGCCTGAGGAGTATGAGTGAATAAGGATGAGGAGGAGTAACAGTAGGGTTAAGTACAGGACCTTGCTGGAAGTGTCACCTGGCAGTCTTTGGGAGAGCAAGTTCTAAGATCATGTAAGCAAAACTTGTAGAAATGTTGTAGCTGCCAGCTATTTGAATCATGGTGTTGTAGGTGGCAGAGCGATGCTTCAAGGCAATGGTATCATGTCAAATCTGCTTCACTGTAGATCAGTGCAACCTCTTTTCTGCACATGAGATGTCCTTAAGTGTTACTGTTAGGTTAACACATGTTAATAATGTTATCCCTGCTCCAGGCATATCTGTGTTCATAAATTCTCTAGGATCAGTTTTCCCcattctccatggagaagtggaaaagaattgttcctctgtaagccatgcgtgtcataagagacgactaaaatgctagagggaaggggctagtaacccattctcctgcataaattactaaacttagaaaaacgaaagttttttttttcatttgcagTAGTGGCAACTTCGATATTGCTTCTGGCAAAAGGCTGTATGCTGTGTTTGCTATGGTACTGGTAAAGTAATATCCAAAAttgccactattaccaccactgactGCTGACTTCAAGATAAAATTCACATCTCATGTTCTCTCTAAAGAAACATCCCCTGTGAGCAGTGTGACAAAGGTCACATAGGGTAAACTTATCCAAGAGAGTGTATGAACACACACATGCCTGGAGCAGGGATAACATTGGAAACACATGTATTGTACACAATAACAATGAAGGACATCTCATGTGTCAGAAAGATGCAAAACTAATCTAAAGGGAACCAAATTTGAGGCAACACTTTTGTCTCAACACATCACTGATCACCACCATCATTGAAAAAGCTGAGTTACAACATCTTCACAAGCTTAACCCACATTATCTTAGAATTCACTGCCACATGAAACAGCCATAAGATAAATTCTGCTCCACATCTGATAGGGTCCTGTACCTAACACCACTATTAACATGTATACATTTTATTAAATAATGTCTGCAAGTGTAAAGGAATAATACTGGGTAAATATTCttaaacatatacagtggaacctcaaatatcgaactttcttcggtccagaaggctgttcgagtgccactactgaacgaatttattcccatcaggaataatgtaaattagattagaccatttaagaccctcaaaaatacacttataaaagcacttacaaaaatacacttacataattggttgtgttgggagcagtttgatttttgaggttccactgtaaatgaaATAAGATAATATGGGCTAGGAACCCATCTCCCACTATAACATGGGCATCTATGGTTAAATAGGTTCCGAGTTCCTAATACACTACTCACAAACAGTTTACAAGAGTGTATTACCATCATAAGTTGGGGTCCTACTGAATATAATTCAAAAAGGTTGTAAAAAAAGTTGTACGTCAAAATCCAGATCTTACTGTTGGATAAATGACTTTAGCAAATTTACAATCCAATTTCAACTATACACTTGTGAGGAAGCACAAAacttgtaggggtcatacagtgcttgaGAAAAGGAAGGTAAtcgggtttgatctgaggaatgaGAGGACAACTCCAACacctaggatcaagagcccttcagtttAAAATACAATCAGTTGCTGGAATGTTCACTGtgacccctatgagtttagcacttccccattaaTGTAATAATGCATTGCATGTTAAGACGTTATACCTCTGACAGaaatgtactcgcctagttgtagttgcaggggatGAACCACTTGCCCCTCTTTTATCGACCAGTTTTAGAGATTACTGGCCTCCAGGTCCCAATCTTAACTACTGTTATAACTGTATAGTGTCTGCCACCACCAGTTCTTCATCTAGTGTGTTCCATGTACCACGCCATGACTGAAGAAAGTACgtcctagtgtgaagaattaagacacatgcaacatctgggtatctatatttgtagacgttttgccatccagtggctttatcagtacaatacaaggacataatgtgaagactacaactatatacaaaatgtaaggtaatcagtctcaccttttgtatatagttctgatCTTCACAATGTCCTTAttgtgtattgataaagtcaatggatggcgaaacgtctacaaataaagacacccagatgttgcacgtgtctagttcttcatcttgtcggtattgtgtaccattgtacaacttctgggtgtgtgtgtgtgccatgaaGCAGAAACAGTGGTACTAAACCATCCTAATGTTCATAGTTGCATTTTAATAACAAAAGATACCTCTTGTAATAAATGTACATATATCTTCCAATTTTTTTACCTGCATAAAGTGGAGCCAATCCTGTAATACTCATGTTTGTTTCAATATATAACATATAACCAGTTTCTAATTCCTCTACCACTGCCAGATCAAAAGTAGAGGTGttcaggaggaaactggaccACTACTGCGACAAGTACCAGATCAGCCAGGATGTGGTGGGCTATGTAGGCCTATAGTGGGCAattggcagcaacagcctggttgatcaggcagcaATGTTTGTCCTCAGGCCGAGCTCAGAAAGTTTGAGAGCTCTGGAACAGCATCACTAGCGTGACCATTCATCACTATCGAAATCT is drawn from Cherax quadricarinatus isolate ZL_2023a chromosome 93, ASM3850222v1, whole genome shotgun sequence and contains these coding sequences:
- the Vang gene encoding vang-like protein 2 produces the protein MSFSVAPGSSYAAAGAWTPDQDSVISGFTDASIYASLQRYPHSVQQYQQQQYQHHHPRHKSSFVALRNVNARPTHKRGRRVSEMTAGVGGDGGMGGEVIEVQILPQDDNWGDNTTAITGNTSVRSESFQDVTIIGRDQETGVTFTCQRYVGSALCALVAFLAFLSPIAMVLIPRLNVIKLKSEHLKCDSECDGLLISFSFKLLILLLGSWALFFRQPKATMPRIFIFRALVTMLIFVFTFSYWLFYVVRILENKEEVRYRSIVYFAVSLVDALLFIHYLAVILLELRHLTPQYAIKVLRSPDGESRWYSIGQLSVQRAAAWVLEKYYHDFPIYNPYLDRLPSKKKHSTNSSFKYYDVDGNEENVEGQTRAVLTASARRRDSSHNERFYEEHEYERRVRKRKARLITAADEAFTHIKRMHEEQGPSAPMDPHEAAQSIFPSLARALQKYLRITRQQPRHTMDSILNHLSVCLAHDMSPRAFLEKYLVSSPILQNDKEHRGVQSWGLVCDQLLSRPINNGTIFQLRQADVCLLCIVSHMPHFSIAEEIIHPKSNKFVLRLNSETSV